The DNA region ttctcctgcctcagcctcctgagtaggtgggactacaggcacacaccaccacacccagctaatttttatatttttagtagagacggggtttcaccatgttggccaggatggtcttgatctcttgacctcatgatctgcctgcctcagcctcccaaagtgctgggattacaggcgtgattcaCTGTGTCTGGCCAGTGTCATTTTCTACTGATGCAGGTTGGAAGCCTCATGCTGTTCCACCTGCCCCGGAAGCTTTCCGTAATGTCACAGCCCCGTCTCACCCATCCTCATGGATCCAGTTCAAGAACCATCTCATCCATGAAGCTCATCAGCCCTTGGAGATCTTGTTCATAACTTTCACATTGTCAATGCCCAGCAGTGTTCTAAAAACAGTAAGTTCTCAAAACTACAGGCATTAGTTACTAAAAACAGGCTGCTGTGTGGGAATCCACACGTAGGCAGCAGATTCTCTTAATTCAGGGACTAGAGAGCCACCTGGTCTTCCTCCCCACACATCATGGCCTAGGGCTGGGTCCCTGGGTTTATATTTTCTAGGACCAGATACTCCTCTTCCAACAGAGGAGATACCCAAATGAGTGGAGGTCCAAAGAATAGGACTAGAATGAAATAAACCCAGCTCTTCTGTGAGATGTAGGCCTGTGAGAAGATCAGTATTGGTGGCCAACCCCTGATTCCTAAGGGGCGCCCACTGAGTCATCCGGACCAGATCAGCCCCTAGGCCCAGCACTGTTCAGTAACACCAGCATGCCACTGTATTATGTACCATACCTCAGGCCCTGACTGTGAAGGAGGCTGAAACTGTAAGCCTTCTTTTGGGGTCCTCCCAGAAGAGCATGCCTCCCTGGGCACAGAGATACAGATTCCAGGAGATCCTGTTCCTCTCTTCTCACTGGCATGATCCTCTGAGGCAGAATGTTGAGAACAAAGGAACAGGACAGCCACAACAAGCTAAGGTCTGGGCAGAGAATAAATTCAAACTTGTTGAGcaaaagaaatcaagaacaaGCAAATACCAGAAGGGAACAGCCAGAAGTTTTTCAGTTATGAAGAACAGCAAGGAAAATGGTCCAATAGTCCAGCAAAGAGTAATGAGGAGGGCCATGGTACATAGGGAGGAGTGGTGAAGACTGAAAAATAGGTGAGCAGCCAAAGAAGGTGCCTAACAGTGAGGCAGCATCCTAGTTCTGGTTCAGCTAACTCACATTCCTCTCACCATGGGGTGAACCAATCCTCAGCTACCCTGGGGGCAAGGCTTGTTGAAGATGACTCCTGCAGAAGCTGGCTGGCAGGGTAGTGGACTCTGGGATGGGATACGGACAGGGGCATTTCCCCATCAGCTTCACCCTGGAGATAACTCCATGTTTCAGAACCTGTTACCTTTTTCCTCAAACATGAGCTATTTTTCCTAGTTTCCTTTGAAAGATTGGACTGAAAGTCAAGTTTTCGTGGTTTAGGCTCACCCTTCAAAACACCCGAAATAACTTTTGCAGAAACCTTCCTCATGTTcaagttttctttcaaaatgagCCTAACAGTTTCTTTGTCTAAATTTAACTCTTCAGCCATCATCCTCACGGTTAACTGCCTGTTTGAACAAACCAAGTCCTTGACCTTCTGGATATTGTCATCTGTTCGGTGGGTGACCGGACGCCCACTTCTGGCATCATCTCGAACATCTTCCCGTCCTTCTTTAAACCTTTTGTGCCAGTCAAAAACTCTGGCCCTTGACATGACTTCTTCCCCATAAGCTTCTTTTAAAAGATGGTGGGTCTCACTTGCAGACTTGTTCAATTTCACGCAAAATTTGATACTAATCCTTTGTTCTAAATAGCGGTCACTCATTCTGGCACTGAAAAACACAGGAACGTTAACAGGCCACGACTATAGGCCTGCAGGTGTAATTATATCGCTATTCTTGCTCTTCTAGAAGCCTCGCCGGGAAAGAGTAATTGCTTTTAAGAATTTTTGTCCCTCAGCTTCCAGTCGAGGCTGGGGAGATCCGTTCTGGGAAGCTAACAGGGCCAACAGTCGCTGCAAAGCTGGGAAAAATTAAATCGCCTACAACCACTGCATCCAACCAGTGCACGCACATCTGCCGAGAGTTTGCCAATCAGTCAACAAGGTTGCTCCGATTCCGCGGCCCTTAGGAGTATATGGCGAATTCTGCAAGAAAGGCCTAAGTGTTGGCAAATTAAGCAAGCAAGAAGAGATGCATCGGTGATGTAACGTGTAAGCTCGCCCTAGATCTGCAAAAACCCGCGCACGCCAAACCTACCGGAGCAGCCAGGGTATCGCCTGCTCTAGTGTCCCGGGAGACATGCGCGCATGCGCAATTCTCTCCCCTCCGCGCATTAGACTGTGCGCAGTCGCACTGCGCCAGCGCGCGCTAGGTCCCTCCTCCGCCTTGCCACACCCCAGCAGGCGCGCTTCCTTGCGCGTGCCCGCCTGCGGAGAAGGCGGAAAGGAGGGGCGGGGGAggaaggctgagggaagagagggCACCCCCGGGCGTCAGGGTGCATTGTGGGAAGGAGGCGGCAGCGTCTCGGGCGGGCGGGAGGTGCACCAGCGGCGGCGGCGGTAAATCCTCCCGGCCGCTCACAGCACTGTGGAGCCGCGTCCCCAGCCCGGCCTCGGACCGCGGCACCCCTCCTGGCCCTCGCGGCTTCTCGCCCGCCCGCCCCTCCCCCGCGCGTCGGCCCTGCCGAGCCGGCCGGCCGGCCTGGCTCCCCTCCTCGGCCCCGACGGGCGGGCGGACTGCCCTGAggaggcggggaggggagggctggGCCGGCCGGCGGGCGGACGACGATGCCGAACTTCTGCGCTGCCCCCAACTGCACGCGGAAGAGCACGCAGTCCGACTTGGCCTTCTTCAGGTTTCCGCGGGACCCGGCCAGGTAAGCGGCGGGCACGGAGCGGACGGCCCAGGCCCACCTCCGAGGTGAACGCTGCCAGCCGCCGGCCGCAGGCGGGCACCTGGGCTGGCTGAGAGGGGCGCAGGAGGGAGGCGCAGCGCACTGCCGTCGACCCCAGCGTTGGACCGAGATGGGGAGCCGGCCCCAAGCGATGGGCGGACGGGCGTCCGGGGACCTCGGAACACGTGCGCTGGTGGGGGCTCTGCGCGCAGGGCACCACCCCGAACATGAGGGATCTGGGGCGGCGCGCGGACGCGGGATGCTGTGGGTTCTCGCTGTGgctcacttgctgtgtgacctcgggcgAGTCGCTTTCCTCTCTGGGCGTTAGTTTCCTTAGCTGTCAAAAGAGAGCAGGACTCTATGGTTGTGGCCACTAGGGCCCTTCCGTCTCCTTGCCACCACCCCCGGGACAGTGTTTCTGTTTTGAGTCCCGCTACCTTCTTTTATCTTGTCACAACTGCTCTCTCCTAAGGACTTGTCATTCCACGGTTCAGGGTTCATTTTATGGCTGTCACCGTTATTCATTTTCTCACTTGGTTATTGTAGGGATAACAGGGTGTACGCGTGAGGGCGTGGGAATTGGTATTGGAACCTCTTCTTTCGGATAACCCCCACACACTGACTTCTATTTAGGGAATCATAGCATAGGGACTGTGTTTGGAAGGCTGACATGTTTCATAGGCCTGTCTTGTtggttcattcatttaaaatcaaTTCCTATGTGCCGAGCGCAAATGTTAGGTGCTGGGAGTTCACAGGTGAATAAGGGTGTCACTGCTTGCAGAAAGCTCTCAGTCCATTAAGGGAACAGGTACAGCAACGGGCGATTATAAtgtgtattatttattaattagttCAATTAATTATTGAAGGTCTACTTGTTGTGAGCGGTGGGGGTTACAGATAAACAAATCGAAGTCCTTGCTCTCATGAAGATTACATTCTAATGGGGGagaataaacaagtaaaatacaTAGTGTGTCGGATGATGATAAATactgtggagaaaaataaaggttaGAGGGTAGGGGAATAAGTAGTATCAAGGGACGCACAATTGCTATTTTTAATACAGTGATTAGAGAAGGCCTTACTATGAAGGTGAATTTGAGCAAAGACCAGGTGAAGGGGCCCGCTATGGAGATACCTTGGGC from Rhinopithecus roxellana isolate Shanxi Qingling chromosome 15, ASM756505v1, whole genome shotgun sequence includes:
- the GVQW3 gene encoding protein GVQW3 isoform X2 — encoded protein: MSDRYLEQRISIKFCVKLNKSASETHHLLKEAYGEEVMSRARVFDWHKRFKEGREDVRDDARSGRPVTHRTDDNIQKVKDLVCSNRQLTVRMMAEELNLDKETVRLILKENLNMRKVSAKVISGVLKGEPKPRKLDFQSNLSKETRKNSSCLRKKVCTVDEFSTSSDSVPHLSLLYGTSGNESITSCFPISSLAATLAPIKDRSMQLIKTNLEALWRCSSDVLPTPHTVVPQLR
- the GVQW3 gene encoding protein GVQW3 isoform X1 — protein: MSDRYLEQRISIKFCVKLNKSASETHHLLKEAYGEEVMSRARVFDWHKRFKEGREDVRDDARSGRPVTHRTDDNIQKVKDLVCSNRQLTVRMMAEELNLDKETVRLILKENLNMRKVSAKVISGVLKGEPKPRKLDFQSNLSKETRKNSSCLRKKVTGSETWSYLQGEADGEMPLSVSHPRVHYPASQLLQESSSTSLAPRVAEDWFTPW